One window of Cucurbita pepo subsp. pepo cultivar mu-cu-16 chromosome LG19, ASM280686v2, whole genome shotgun sequence genomic DNA carries:
- the LOC111781072 gene encoding protein DEFECTIVE IN EXINE FORMATION 1-like isoform X3, whose amino-acid sequence MKFSVIFLLICLILFARSKCIHGEDAKENKLREREASDDVLGYPEIDEDALLNTQCPKNLELRWQTEVSSSIYATPLIADVNSDGKLEIVVPSFVHYLEVLEGSDGDKMPGWPAFHQSTVHASPLLYDIDKDGMREIALGTYNGEVLFFRVSGYMMPDKLKIPRRRVRKNWYVNLNSVPVDRFHPDVHDEQLVMEANKTKSMAQTNKSIPELSHSTGPTMNQSAIELKTSATKSTQMLNDSDLVNNSKVNDSNVVPDIVLPTSMANNTSTNRTGIHDGKKGTGISRRLLKDGDSKQSQEDGSRSKADGSGDAHVATVESEEALEAEADSSFEIFRENDELADDYNQEDDDYNNGSTWGDEEWTEVKHEKVEEYVDIDAHLLCTPVIADIDNDGVSEMIVAVSYFFDHEYYDNPEHMKELGDIDIGKYVAGAIVVFNLDSKQVKWITELDLSIDSAKFLAYIYSSPTVVDLDGDGNLDILVGTSFGLFYILDHHGKVRENFPLQMADITGAVVAADINDDGKIELVATDSHGNVAAWTAQGQEIWEKNLKSLIPQGPSIGDVDGDGDTDVVVPTVSGNIYVLSGKDGSFVRPYPYRTHGRVTNQILLVDLNKRDDKKKGLTLVTSSFDGYLYLIDGPTSCADVIDIGETSYSMVLADNVDGGDDLDLIVTTMNGNVFCFSTPSPHHPLKTWRSANQGRNNVAVRHNREGIFVSHSSRTYRDEEGKNFWMEIEIVDRYRNPSGTQAPYNVTTTLMVPGNYQGERRIKQNQMFKEPGKHRIKLPTVSARTTATVLVEMVDKNGLYFSDEFSLTFHVYYYKFLKWLLVLPMLAMFGVLMILRPQEPMPLPSFSRNTNL is encoded by the exons ATGAAATTCTCcgtgatttttcttttgatttgtttaattCTCTTTGCTCGGTCGAAATGCATTCACGGTGAAGACGCCAAGGAAAACAAACTTCGGGAGCGAGAAGCCTCCGATGATGTCCTTGGATATCCTGAGAT AGACGAGGATGCTTTGTTGAATACACAATGTCCAAAGAATTTGGAGCTAAGATGGCAAACGGAAGTGAGTTCTAGCATATATGCCACGCCCTTGATCGCTGATGTTAACAG TGATGGGAAACTTGAGATAGTGGTTCCATCTTTTGTTCACTACCTTGAAGTTCTTGAAGGATCTGATGGAGATAAAATGCCAG GCTGGCCTGCTTTCCATCAATCGACTGTGCACGCTAGTCCTCTTCTATATGATATTGACAAAGATGGTATGAGGGAGATAGCTTTGGGGACATACAATGGAGAAGTACTCTTTTTCAG GGTGTCAGGATATATGATGCCAGACAAGTTAAAGATACCACGTCGCCGTGTGCGCAAGAATTGGTATGTGAATCTAA attCAGTTCCAGTGGACCGGTTTCATCCAGATGTTCATGATGAACAACTTGTCATGGAAGCAAATAAGACAAAATCAATGGCTC aaacaaataaaagcatTCCAGAGTTAAGCCATTCAACCGGGCCCACGATGAATCAAAGTGCGATTGAACTAAAAACATCAGCTACCAAATCAACACAAATGCTGAATGATTCAGATTTGGTGAATAATAGTAAGGTAAACGACAGCAATGTtgtaccagatattgtcctaccTACAAGCATGGCCAACAATACTTCTACGAATCGTACCGGAATACATGATGGTAAGAAAGGAACTGGGATCAGTAGACGACTTCTGAAAGATGGTGACTCCAAACAATCTCAAGAAGATGGTTCTAGGTCCAAGGCAGACGGTAGTGGAGATGCTCATGTTGCCACCGTTGAAAGTGAAGAAGCTTTGGAAGCAGAGGCTGATTCATCATTTGAGATATTCCGTGAAAATGATGAGCTGGCTGATGATTACAAtcaagaagatgatgattatAACAATGGATCCACGTGGGGAGATGAGGAGTGGACTGAAGTTAAGCATGAAAAAGTAGAGGAGTATGTGGATATTGACGCACATTTGTTGTGCACTCCT GTCATAGCTGACATTGATAATGATGGAGTGTCTGAAATGATTGTAGCTGTTTCATACTTTTTTGATCATGA GTACTATGACAACCCAGAGCACATGAAAGAATTGGGCGATATTGATATTGGGAAATATGTAGCTGGTGCCATTGTTGTTTTCAATCTGGATTCGAAGCAAGTGAAGTGGATAACTGAACTAGACTTGAGCATAGATTCTGCAAAATTTCTTGCTTATATATATTCCTCCCCTACTGTCGTTGATTTGGATGGTGATGGGAATTTGGACATTCTTGTTGGAACTTCTTTTGGCTTGTTCTACATCTTGGATCATCATG GCAAGGTGAGAGAAAACTTTCCTCTTCAAATGGCTGATATTACGGGAGCAGTTGTTGCAGCTGATATCAATGATGATGGAAAAATTGAACTTGTGGCTACGGATTCACATGGAAATGTTGCTGCCTGGACTGCTCAAGGTCAAGAAATTTGGGAAAAGAATCTAAAAAGCCTCATACCACAG GGTCCATCCATTGGCGATGTCGATGGGGACGGTGACACTGATGTGGTGGTGCCAACGGTATCAGGAAATATATATGTTCTAAGTGGCAAGGACGGGTCATTTGTTCGTCCATACCCATATCGAACCCATGGAAGAGTAacgaatcaaattcttctcGTTGATCTGAACAAACGTGATGACAAAAAGAAGGGACTCACTTTAGTCACATCATCATTTGATGGGTATCTATATCTCATTGATGGACCTACATCGTGTGCCGATGTTATCGACATCGGCGAGACTTC ATATAGTATGGTTCTTGCTGATAATGTTGATGGTGGAGACGATCTTGATCTTATTGTCACAACCATGAATGGAAATGTTTTCTGCTTTTCAACCCCTTCTCCTCATCATCCACTCAAG ACATGGAGATCAGCTAATCAAGGAAGAAACAATGTTGCAGTCCGGCACAACCGTGAAGGCATTTTCGTTTCGCATTCGTCAAGAACATACCGTGACGAGGAAGGCAAGAACTTCTGGATGGAGATCGAGATTGTAGACCGTTACAGAAACCCATCTGGGACTCAAGCACCATATAACGTTACC ACAACCTTGATGGTTCCTGGCAATTACCAGGGAGAGAGGAGGATAAAACAGAACCAGATGTTCAAAGAACCAGGCAAGCATCGGATTAAACTGCCGACAGTGAGTGCAAGGACCACAGCCACTGTTTTGGTGGAGATGGTTGACAAGAATGGACTCTATTTTTCAGATGAGTTCTCCCTCACATTCCATGTGTATTATTACAAGTTCCTGAAGTGGCTTCTTGTCCTCCCAATGCTTGCAATGTTTGGTGTCCTCATGATCCTTCGTCCGCAAGAGCCCATGCCATTGCCATCATTTTCACGGAACACTAACCTATGA
- the LOC111781072 gene encoding protein DEFECTIVE IN EXINE FORMATION 1-like isoform X2, whose protein sequence is MKFSVIFLLICLILFARSKCIHGEDAKENKLREREASDDVLGYPEIDEDALLNTQCPKNLELRWQTEVSSSIYATPLIADVNSDGKLEIVVPSFVHYLEVLEGSDGDKMPGWPAFHQSTVHASPLLYDIDKDGMREIALGTYNGEVLFFRVSGYMMPDKLKIPRRRVRKNWYVNLNAVPVDRFHPDVHDEQLVMEANKTKSMAQTNKSIPELSHSTGPTMNQSAIELKTSATKSTQMLNDSDLVNNSKVNDSNVVPDIVLPTSMANNTSTNRTGIHDGKKGTGISRRLLKDGDSKQSQEDGSRSKADGSGDAHVATVESEEALEAEADSSFEIFRENDELADDYNQEDDDYNNGSTWGDEEWTEVKHEKVEEYVDIDAHLLCTPVIADIDNDGVSEMIVAVSYFFDHEYYDNPEHMKELGDIDIGKYVAGAIVVFNLDSKQVKWITELDLSIDSAKFLAYIYSSPTVVDLDGDGNLDILVGTSFGLFYILDHHGKVRENFPLQMADITGAVVAADINDDGKIELVATDSHGNVAAWTAQGQEIWEKNLKSLIPQGPSIGDVDGDGDTDVVVPTVSGNIYVLSGKDGSFVRPYPYRTHGRVTNQILLVDLNKRDDKKKGLTLVTSSFDGYLYLIDGPTSCADVIDIGETSYSMVLADNVDGGDDLDLIVTTMNGNVFCFSTPSPHHPLKTWRSANQGRNNVAVRHNREGIFVSHSSRTYRDEEGKNFWMEIEIVDRYRNPSGTQAPYNVTTTLMVPGNYQGERRIKQNQMFKEPGKHRIKLPTVSARTTATVLVEMVDKNGLYFSDEFSLTFHVYYYKFLKWLLVLPMLAMFGVLMILRPQEPMPLPSFSRNTNL, encoded by the exons ATGAAATTCTCcgtgatttttcttttgatttgtttaattCTCTTTGCTCGGTCGAAATGCATTCACGGTGAAGACGCCAAGGAAAACAAACTTCGGGAGCGAGAAGCCTCCGATGATGTCCTTGGATATCCTGAGAT AGACGAGGATGCTTTGTTGAATACACAATGTCCAAAGAATTTGGAGCTAAGATGGCAAACGGAAGTGAGTTCTAGCATATATGCCACGCCCTTGATCGCTGATGTTAACAG TGATGGGAAACTTGAGATAGTGGTTCCATCTTTTGTTCACTACCTTGAAGTTCTTGAAGGATCTGATGGAGATAAAATGCCAG GCTGGCCTGCTTTCCATCAATCGACTGTGCACGCTAGTCCTCTTCTATATGATATTGACAAAGATGGTATGAGGGAGATAGCTTTGGGGACATACAATGGAGAAGTACTCTTTTTCAG GGTGTCAGGATATATGATGCCAGACAAGTTAAAGATACCACGTCGCCGTGTGCGCAAGAATTGGTATGTGAATCTAAATGCAGTTCCAGTGGACCGGTTTCATCCAGATGTTCATGATGAACAACTTGTCATGGAAGCAAATAAGACAAAATCAATGGCTC aaacaaataaaagcatTCCAGAGTTAAGCCATTCAACCGGGCCCACGATGAATCAAAGTGCGATTGAACTAAAAACATCAGCTACCAAATCAACACAAATGCTGAATGATTCAGATTTGGTGAATAATAGTAAGGTAAACGACAGCAATGTtgtaccagatattgtcctaccTACAAGCATGGCCAACAATACTTCTACGAATCGTACCGGAATACATGATGGTAAGAAAGGAACTGGGATCAGTAGACGACTTCTGAAAGATGGTGACTCCAAACAATCTCAAGAAGATGGTTCTAGGTCCAAGGCAGACGGTAGTGGAGATGCTCATGTTGCCACCGTTGAAAGTGAAGAAGCTTTGGAAGCAGAGGCTGATTCATCATTTGAGATATTCCGTGAAAATGATGAGCTGGCTGATGATTACAAtcaagaagatgatgattatAACAATGGATCCACGTGGGGAGATGAGGAGTGGACTGAAGTTAAGCATGAAAAAGTAGAGGAGTATGTGGATATTGACGCACATTTGTTGTGCACTCCT GTCATAGCTGACATTGATAATGATGGAGTGTCTGAAATGATTGTAGCTGTTTCATACTTTTTTGATCATGA GTACTATGACAACCCAGAGCACATGAAAGAATTGGGCGATATTGATATTGGGAAATATGTAGCTGGTGCCATTGTTGTTTTCAATCTGGATTCGAAGCAAGTGAAGTGGATAACTGAACTAGACTTGAGCATAGATTCTGCAAAATTTCTTGCTTATATATATTCCTCCCCTACTGTCGTTGATTTGGATGGTGATGGGAATTTGGACATTCTTGTTGGAACTTCTTTTGGCTTGTTCTACATCTTGGATCATCATG GCAAGGTGAGAGAAAACTTTCCTCTTCAAATGGCTGATATTACGGGAGCAGTTGTTGCAGCTGATATCAATGATGATGGAAAAATTGAACTTGTGGCTACGGATTCACATGGAAATGTTGCTGCCTGGACTGCTCAAGGTCAAGAAATTTGGGAAAAGAATCTAAAAAGCCTCATACCACAG GGTCCATCCATTGGCGATGTCGATGGGGACGGTGACACTGATGTGGTGGTGCCAACGGTATCAGGAAATATATATGTTCTAAGTGGCAAGGACGGGTCATTTGTTCGTCCATACCCATATCGAACCCATGGAAGAGTAacgaatcaaattcttctcGTTGATCTGAACAAACGTGATGACAAAAAGAAGGGACTCACTTTAGTCACATCATCATTTGATGGGTATCTATATCTCATTGATGGACCTACATCGTGTGCCGATGTTATCGACATCGGCGAGACTTC ATATAGTATGGTTCTTGCTGATAATGTTGATGGTGGAGACGATCTTGATCTTATTGTCACAACCATGAATGGAAATGTTTTCTGCTTTTCAACCCCTTCTCCTCATCATCCACTCAAG ACATGGAGATCAGCTAATCAAGGAAGAAACAATGTTGCAGTCCGGCACAACCGTGAAGGCATTTTCGTTTCGCATTCGTCAAGAACATACCGTGACGAGGAAGGCAAGAACTTCTGGATGGAGATCGAGATTGTAGACCGTTACAGAAACCCATCTGGGACTCAAGCACCATATAACGTTACC ACAACCTTGATGGTTCCTGGCAATTACCAGGGAGAGAGGAGGATAAAACAGAACCAGATGTTCAAAGAACCAGGCAAGCATCGGATTAAACTGCCGACAGTGAGTGCAAGGACCACAGCCACTGTTTTGGTGGAGATGGTTGACAAGAATGGACTCTATTTTTCAGATGAGTTCTCCCTCACATTCCATGTGTATTATTACAAGTTCCTGAAGTGGCTTCTTGTCCTCCCAATGCTTGCAATGTTTGGTGTCCTCATGATCCTTCGTCCGCAAGAGCCCATGCCATTGCCATCATTTTCACGGAACACTAACCTATGA
- the LOC111781072 gene encoding protein DEFECTIVE IN EXINE FORMATION 1-like isoform X1, translating into MKFSVIFLLICLILFARSKCIHGEDAKENKLREREASDDVLGYPEIDEDALLNTQCPKNLELRWQTEVSSSIYATPLIADVNSDGKLEIVVPSFVHYLEVLEGSDGDKMPGWPAFHQSTVHASPLLYDIDKDGMREIALGTYNGEVLFFRVSGYMMPDKLKIPRRRVRKNWYVNLNAVPVDRFHPDVHDEQLVMEANKTKSMALPVDRFHPDVHDEQLVMEANKTKSMAQTNKSIPELSHSTGPTMNQSAIELKTSATKSTQMLNDSDLVNNSKVNDSNVVPDIVLPTSMANNTSTNRTGIHDGKKGTGISRRLLKDGDSKQSQEDGSRSKADGSGDAHVATVESEEALEAEADSSFEIFRENDELADDYNQEDDDYNNGSTWGDEEWTEVKHEKVEEYVDIDAHLLCTPVIADIDNDGVSEMIVAVSYFFDHEYYDNPEHMKELGDIDIGKYVAGAIVVFNLDSKQVKWITELDLSIDSAKFLAYIYSSPTVVDLDGDGNLDILVGTSFGLFYILDHHGKVRENFPLQMADITGAVVAADINDDGKIELVATDSHGNVAAWTAQGQEIWEKNLKSLIPQGPSIGDVDGDGDTDVVVPTVSGNIYVLSGKDGSFVRPYPYRTHGRVTNQILLVDLNKRDDKKKGLTLVTSSFDGYLYLIDGPTSCADVIDIGETSYSMVLADNVDGGDDLDLIVTTMNGNVFCFSTPSPHHPLKTWRSANQGRNNVAVRHNREGIFVSHSSRTYRDEEGKNFWMEIEIVDRYRNPSGTQAPYNVTTTLMVPGNYQGERRIKQNQMFKEPGKHRIKLPTVSARTTATVLVEMVDKNGLYFSDEFSLTFHVYYYKFLKWLLVLPMLAMFGVLMILRPQEPMPLPSFSRNTNL; encoded by the exons ATGAAATTCTCcgtgatttttcttttgatttgtttaattCTCTTTGCTCGGTCGAAATGCATTCACGGTGAAGACGCCAAGGAAAACAAACTTCGGGAGCGAGAAGCCTCCGATGATGTCCTTGGATATCCTGAGAT AGACGAGGATGCTTTGTTGAATACACAATGTCCAAAGAATTTGGAGCTAAGATGGCAAACGGAAGTGAGTTCTAGCATATATGCCACGCCCTTGATCGCTGATGTTAACAG TGATGGGAAACTTGAGATAGTGGTTCCATCTTTTGTTCACTACCTTGAAGTTCTTGAAGGATCTGATGGAGATAAAATGCCAG GCTGGCCTGCTTTCCATCAATCGACTGTGCACGCTAGTCCTCTTCTATATGATATTGACAAAGATGGTATGAGGGAGATAGCTTTGGGGACATACAATGGAGAAGTACTCTTTTTCAG GGTGTCAGGATATATGATGCCAGACAAGTTAAAGATACCACGTCGCCGTGTGCGCAAGAATTGGTATGTGAATCTAAATGCAGTTCCAGTGGACCGGTTTCATCCAGATGTTCATGATGAACAACTTGTCATGGAAGCAAATAAGACAAAATCAATGGCTC TTCCAGTGGACCGGTTTCATCCAGATGTTCATGATGAACAACTTGTCATGGAAGCAAATAAGACAAAATCAATGGCTC aaacaaataaaagcatTCCAGAGTTAAGCCATTCAACCGGGCCCACGATGAATCAAAGTGCGATTGAACTAAAAACATCAGCTACCAAATCAACACAAATGCTGAATGATTCAGATTTGGTGAATAATAGTAAGGTAAACGACAGCAATGTtgtaccagatattgtcctaccTACAAGCATGGCCAACAATACTTCTACGAATCGTACCGGAATACATGATGGTAAGAAAGGAACTGGGATCAGTAGACGACTTCTGAAAGATGGTGACTCCAAACAATCTCAAGAAGATGGTTCTAGGTCCAAGGCAGACGGTAGTGGAGATGCTCATGTTGCCACCGTTGAAAGTGAAGAAGCTTTGGAAGCAGAGGCTGATTCATCATTTGAGATATTCCGTGAAAATGATGAGCTGGCTGATGATTACAAtcaagaagatgatgattatAACAATGGATCCACGTGGGGAGATGAGGAGTGGACTGAAGTTAAGCATGAAAAAGTAGAGGAGTATGTGGATATTGACGCACATTTGTTGTGCACTCCT GTCATAGCTGACATTGATAATGATGGAGTGTCTGAAATGATTGTAGCTGTTTCATACTTTTTTGATCATGA GTACTATGACAACCCAGAGCACATGAAAGAATTGGGCGATATTGATATTGGGAAATATGTAGCTGGTGCCATTGTTGTTTTCAATCTGGATTCGAAGCAAGTGAAGTGGATAACTGAACTAGACTTGAGCATAGATTCTGCAAAATTTCTTGCTTATATATATTCCTCCCCTACTGTCGTTGATTTGGATGGTGATGGGAATTTGGACATTCTTGTTGGAACTTCTTTTGGCTTGTTCTACATCTTGGATCATCATG GCAAGGTGAGAGAAAACTTTCCTCTTCAAATGGCTGATATTACGGGAGCAGTTGTTGCAGCTGATATCAATGATGATGGAAAAATTGAACTTGTGGCTACGGATTCACATGGAAATGTTGCTGCCTGGACTGCTCAAGGTCAAGAAATTTGGGAAAAGAATCTAAAAAGCCTCATACCACAG GGTCCATCCATTGGCGATGTCGATGGGGACGGTGACACTGATGTGGTGGTGCCAACGGTATCAGGAAATATATATGTTCTAAGTGGCAAGGACGGGTCATTTGTTCGTCCATACCCATATCGAACCCATGGAAGAGTAacgaatcaaattcttctcGTTGATCTGAACAAACGTGATGACAAAAAGAAGGGACTCACTTTAGTCACATCATCATTTGATGGGTATCTATATCTCATTGATGGACCTACATCGTGTGCCGATGTTATCGACATCGGCGAGACTTC ATATAGTATGGTTCTTGCTGATAATGTTGATGGTGGAGACGATCTTGATCTTATTGTCACAACCATGAATGGAAATGTTTTCTGCTTTTCAACCCCTTCTCCTCATCATCCACTCAAG ACATGGAGATCAGCTAATCAAGGAAGAAACAATGTTGCAGTCCGGCACAACCGTGAAGGCATTTTCGTTTCGCATTCGTCAAGAACATACCGTGACGAGGAAGGCAAGAACTTCTGGATGGAGATCGAGATTGTAGACCGTTACAGAAACCCATCTGGGACTCAAGCACCATATAACGTTACC ACAACCTTGATGGTTCCTGGCAATTACCAGGGAGAGAGGAGGATAAAACAGAACCAGATGTTCAAAGAACCAGGCAAGCATCGGATTAAACTGCCGACAGTGAGTGCAAGGACCACAGCCACTGTTTTGGTGGAGATGGTTGACAAGAATGGACTCTATTTTTCAGATGAGTTCTCCCTCACATTCCATGTGTATTATTACAAGTTCCTGAAGTGGCTTCTTGTCCTCCCAATGCTTGCAATGTTTGGTGTCCTCATGATCCTTCGTCCGCAAGAGCCCATGCCATTGCCATCATTTTCACGGAACACTAACCTATGA
- the LOC111781072 gene encoding protein DEFECTIVE IN EXINE FORMATION 1-like isoform X4 yields MLTVYLFYSDGKLEIVVPSFVHYLEVLEGSDGDKMPGWPAFHQSTVHASPLLYDIDKDGMREIALGTYNGEVLFFRVSGYMMPDKLKIPRRRVRKNWYVNLNAVPVDRFHPDVHDEQLVMEANKTKSMALPVDRFHPDVHDEQLVMEANKTKSMAQTNKSIPELSHSTGPTMNQSAIELKTSATKSTQMLNDSDLVNNSKVNDSNVVPDIVLPTSMANNTSTNRTGIHDGKKGTGISRRLLKDGDSKQSQEDGSRSKADGSGDAHVATVESEEALEAEADSSFEIFRENDELADDYNQEDDDYNNGSTWGDEEWTEVKHEKVEEYVDIDAHLLCTPVIADIDNDGVSEMIVAVSYFFDHEYYDNPEHMKELGDIDIGKYVAGAIVVFNLDSKQVKWITELDLSIDSAKFLAYIYSSPTVVDLDGDGNLDILVGTSFGLFYILDHHGKVRENFPLQMADITGAVVAADINDDGKIELVATDSHGNVAAWTAQGQEIWEKNLKSLIPQGPSIGDVDGDGDTDVVVPTVSGNIYVLSGKDGSFVRPYPYRTHGRVTNQILLVDLNKRDDKKKGLTLVTSSFDGYLYLIDGPTSCADVIDIGETSYSMVLADNVDGGDDLDLIVTTMNGNVFCFSTPSPHHPLKTWRSANQGRNNVAVRHNREGIFVSHSSRTYRDEEGKNFWMEIEIVDRYRNPSGTQAPYNVTTTLMVPGNYQGERRIKQNQMFKEPGKHRIKLPTVSARTTATVLVEMVDKNGLYFSDEFSLTFHVYYYKFLKWLLVLPMLAMFGVLMILRPQEPMPLPSFSRNTNL; encoded by the exons ATGTTAACAG tttatCTGTTTTACAGTGATGGGAAACTTGAGATAGTGGTTCCATCTTTTGTTCACTACCTTGAAGTTCTTGAAGGATCTGATGGAGATAAAATGCCAG GCTGGCCTGCTTTCCATCAATCGACTGTGCACGCTAGTCCTCTTCTATATGATATTGACAAAGATGGTATGAGGGAGATAGCTTTGGGGACATACAATGGAGAAGTACTCTTTTTCAG GGTGTCAGGATATATGATGCCAGACAAGTTAAAGATACCACGTCGCCGTGTGCGCAAGAATTGGTATGTGAATCTAAATGCAGTTCCAGTGGACCGGTTTCATCCAGATGTTCATGATGAACAACTTGTCATGGAAGCAAATAAGACAAAATCAATGGCTC TTCCAGTGGACCGGTTTCATCCAGATGTTCATGATGAACAACTTGTCATGGAAGCAAATAAGACAAAATCAATGGCTC aaacaaataaaagcatTCCAGAGTTAAGCCATTCAACCGGGCCCACGATGAATCAAAGTGCGATTGAACTAAAAACATCAGCTACCAAATCAACACAAATGCTGAATGATTCAGATTTGGTGAATAATAGTAAGGTAAACGACAGCAATGTtgtaccagatattgtcctaccTACAAGCATGGCCAACAATACTTCTACGAATCGTACCGGAATACATGATGGTAAGAAAGGAACTGGGATCAGTAGACGACTTCTGAAAGATGGTGACTCCAAACAATCTCAAGAAGATGGTTCTAGGTCCAAGGCAGACGGTAGTGGAGATGCTCATGTTGCCACCGTTGAAAGTGAAGAAGCTTTGGAAGCAGAGGCTGATTCATCATTTGAGATATTCCGTGAAAATGATGAGCTGGCTGATGATTACAAtcaagaagatgatgattatAACAATGGATCCACGTGGGGAGATGAGGAGTGGACTGAAGTTAAGCATGAAAAAGTAGAGGAGTATGTGGATATTGACGCACATTTGTTGTGCACTCCT GTCATAGCTGACATTGATAATGATGGAGTGTCTGAAATGATTGTAGCTGTTTCATACTTTTTTGATCATGA GTACTATGACAACCCAGAGCACATGAAAGAATTGGGCGATATTGATATTGGGAAATATGTAGCTGGTGCCATTGTTGTTTTCAATCTGGATTCGAAGCAAGTGAAGTGGATAACTGAACTAGACTTGAGCATAGATTCTGCAAAATTTCTTGCTTATATATATTCCTCCCCTACTGTCGTTGATTTGGATGGTGATGGGAATTTGGACATTCTTGTTGGAACTTCTTTTGGCTTGTTCTACATCTTGGATCATCATG GCAAGGTGAGAGAAAACTTTCCTCTTCAAATGGCTGATATTACGGGAGCAGTTGTTGCAGCTGATATCAATGATGATGGAAAAATTGAACTTGTGGCTACGGATTCACATGGAAATGTTGCTGCCTGGACTGCTCAAGGTCAAGAAATTTGGGAAAAGAATCTAAAAAGCCTCATACCACAG GGTCCATCCATTGGCGATGTCGATGGGGACGGTGACACTGATGTGGTGGTGCCAACGGTATCAGGAAATATATATGTTCTAAGTGGCAAGGACGGGTCATTTGTTCGTCCATACCCATATCGAACCCATGGAAGAGTAacgaatcaaattcttctcGTTGATCTGAACAAACGTGATGACAAAAAGAAGGGACTCACTTTAGTCACATCATCATTTGATGGGTATCTATATCTCATTGATGGACCTACATCGTGTGCCGATGTTATCGACATCGGCGAGACTTC ATATAGTATGGTTCTTGCTGATAATGTTGATGGTGGAGACGATCTTGATCTTATTGTCACAACCATGAATGGAAATGTTTTCTGCTTTTCAACCCCTTCTCCTCATCATCCACTCAAG ACATGGAGATCAGCTAATCAAGGAAGAAACAATGTTGCAGTCCGGCACAACCGTGAAGGCATTTTCGTTTCGCATTCGTCAAGAACATACCGTGACGAGGAAGGCAAGAACTTCTGGATGGAGATCGAGATTGTAGACCGTTACAGAAACCCATCTGGGACTCAAGCACCATATAACGTTACC ACAACCTTGATGGTTCCTGGCAATTACCAGGGAGAGAGGAGGATAAAACAGAACCAGATGTTCAAAGAACCAGGCAAGCATCGGATTAAACTGCCGACAGTGAGTGCAAGGACCACAGCCACTGTTTTGGTGGAGATGGTTGACAAGAATGGACTCTATTTTTCAGATGAGTTCTCCCTCACATTCCATGTGTATTATTACAAGTTCCTGAAGTGGCTTCTTGTCCTCCCAATGCTTGCAATGTTTGGTGTCCTCATGATCCTTCGTCCGCAAGAGCCCATGCCATTGCCATCATTTTCACGGAACACTAACCTATGA